Proteins from a genomic interval of Streptococcus oralis:
- the nrdH gene encoding glutaredoxin-like protein NrdH, protein MVTVYSKNNCVQCKMTKRFLDSNNVAYREINLDEQPEYIDQVKELGFSAAPVIQTPTEVFSGFQPGKLKQLA, encoded by the coding sequence ATGGTAACCGTTTATTCTAAAAACAACTGTGTCCAATGTAAGATGACCAAGCGTTTCTTGGACAGCAACAATGTCGCTTATCGTGAGATCAATCTCGACGAGCAACCTGAGTATATCGATCAAGTTAAAGAGCTCGGTTTCAGCGCTGCTCCTGTCATCCAAACACCAACTGAAGTCTTTTCAGGTTTCCAACCAGGAAAACTAAAACAGTTAGCATAA